From one Macrobrachium rosenbergii isolate ZJJX-2024 chromosome 52, ASM4041242v1, whole genome shotgun sequence genomic stretch:
- the LOC136833720 gene encoding putative nuclease HARBI1, which yields MEKALISVIMEEFMDDSLEVDNFILQTTSKASVANLSVLACFDDGSRSTESRPFDYDDHDDIPSPEPPRRKRKRGRGRGGSAGRKRGRGRGRGRSFDPVPLEVLAECVIPQYSDLDFRIQFGMSRVTFEELCMHIAPALAYRTITAEKKVLLTVWILRSRESYGAVSERFDVSKGFLHGICSSVCSALAAIQKDFIKLPEPHELDKIADGFYQRCQFPGVVGAIGCTHIPIREPSKNTEWFINKEGSFSIQLQAVCDDQLKFLHVHTGCPGLLNNAQVFFDSPLFTRLEDNYLPSTKHLLGDCSYPLKLYLLVPFPETDEMTNEQKRFNENLAYTRSEVDLAVKLLKQKFKRLKFLDIKQVDDMSKVIRAACVLYNFILYKENIEDDVKELELVEGEDEFEVDLAPEPYPVSSEISESALAKRLTIANSPMSLQELKC from the exons atggaaaaggcTCTCATTTCAGTTATCATGGAAGAGTTCATGGACGACTCTCTGGAGGTGGACAACTTCATACTGCAGACCACAAGCAAAGCCTCAGTGGCAAATTTGTCAGTTCTGGCTTGTTTCGATGACGGAAGCAGATCAACTGAAAGTCGTCCGTTCGATTACGATGACCATGATGACATTCCCTCTCCAGAACCCccgagaagaaagaggaagagagggagagggcggGGCGGTTCCGCCGGAAGGAAGAGAGgcagaggaagagggagaggtcGAAGCTTCGATCCTGTGCCCCTGGAAGTTTTGGCAGAATGTGTGATCCCCCAGTACTCTGATCTCGATTTCAGGATTCAGTTTGGAATGAGCAGGGTAACATTTGAG GAACTGTGCATGCACATTGCCCCAGCACTTGCTTATAGGACAATCACAGCTGAGAAGAAAGTTTTATTGACAGTATGGATTTTACGTTCCAGAGAATCATATGGTGCAGTTTCGGAAAGATTTGATGTCAGTAAGGGCTTCCTTCATGGAATATGTAGTTCTGTGTGTAGTGCTTTGGCAGCAATCCAGAAAGATTTCATTAAATTACCTGAACCACATGAACTTGATAAAATTGCTGATGGATTTTACCAGCGGTGTCAGTTTCCTGGAGTAGTTGGAGCAATAGGCTGTACTCACATTCCCATCCGGGAACCGTCAAAGAATACAGAATGGTTCATAAATAAAGAGGGATCTTTTAGTATTCAGTTGCAAGCAGTTTGTGATGATCAATTAAAGTTTCTTCATGTACATACAGGGTGCCCAGGATTATTAAATAATGCCCAAGTTTTTTTTGATAGTCCACTTTTTACTCGGTTAGAAGATAATTACCTTCCTTCCACTAAACATCTTCTTGGTGATTGTTCTTATCCCTTGAAACTGTACTTACTTGTGCCTTTTCCTGAAACTGACGAAATGACGAATGAGCAAAAAAGGTTTAATGAAAACCTCGCATACACCCGTTCAGAAGTAGACCTTGCCGTTAAACTtctgaaacagaaatttaaaaggCTAAAGTTTCTTGATATTAAACAAGTGGATGATATGTCTAAAGTGATAAGAGCAGCATGTGTACTTTATAACTTTAtactatataaagaaaatattgaggaTGATGTAAAAGAATTAGAACTAGTTGAGGGAGAGGATGAATTTGAAGTGGACTTGGCTCCTGAACCTTATCCAGTGAGTTCTGAGATAAGTGAAAGTGCCCTTGCCAAAAGATTGACAATTGCAAATTCACCAATGAGCTTGCAGGAATTAAAATGTTAG